In a genomic window of Shouchella clausii:
- a CDS encoding sporulation histidine kinase inhibitor Sda, protein MKTLSDNILIEACKNAIKLNLDPDFIHLLLKECQRRNLSISHHLNGNDRQVLDKTWSEKEEDSTYERF, encoded by the coding sequence ATGAAAACATTGTCGGACAACATTTTAATTGAGGCGTGTAAAAATGCAATCAAGCTTAACCTTGATCCAGACTTTATTCATCTTTTACTCAAGGAATGTCAACGTCGAAACCTTTCCATTTCACACCACTTGAATGGCAACGACCGTCAAGTACTAGATAAAACATGGAGTGAAAAGGAAGAGGATTCTACATATGAACGTTTTTAA
- a CDS encoding class D sortase codes for MRKLGSLFLLAGLIFLGWFAFELYSQYKAEQQSLTEAQARIGEKASSEGFSAKQGEAFATLEIPKLERTLPIVEGADPDSLDAGVGHLPETALPGQDEQIVLSGHRDTVFRNFDQLEIGDALIVEMPYGTFTYEIAYTEIVPEDDTSVIRKMGEEVLVVSTCYPFHFIGNAPERFVIYAYPLEEEA; via the coding sequence ATGCGAAAACTGGGTTCCTTGTTTCTTCTGGCAGGCCTTATTTTTCTAGGGTGGTTCGCTTTCGAGCTATATAGCCAATACAAAGCTGAACAACAGTCATTGACGGAAGCACAGGCGCGGATTGGCGAAAAAGCGTCGTCAGAAGGTTTTTCCGCTAAACAAGGCGAGGCGTTTGCGACATTGGAGATTCCAAAGCTTGAAAGAACGCTTCCCATCGTTGAAGGGGCTGATCCTGATTCATTGGATGCTGGCGTTGGCCACTTGCCTGAGACCGCTTTACCTGGGCAGGATGAACAAATTGTTTTGTCGGGACATCGCGATACTGTTTTCCGCAATTTCGATCAATTAGAAATAGGAGACGCACTCATTGTTGAAATGCCTTATGGAACGTTTACCTATGAAATCGCTTATACCGAAATCGTGCCAGAAGACGATACGTCGGTGATCCGCAAAATGGGAGAAGAAGTCCTAGTGGTCAGCACCTGCTACCCATTCCACTTTATTGGCAACGCTCCAGAACGGTTTGTCATTTATGCATATCCACTGGAGGAAGAAGCCTGA
- the srlD gene encoding sorbitol-6-phosphate dehydrogenase has protein sequence MAETKKTAVVAGGGQNLGEHISWRLAEEGYHVVVADLQGSRAEAVAEKIANQTGSKTLGIGFDATVEDEVAYVMETAANTFGSLDLLVYNAGVARSAKIDHFPTKDWQMALDVNLTGYFYCAREASKIMIKQNSGNIIQINSKSGKVGSKHNVAYSASKFGGVGLTQSLALDLAEHNIRVNAIMPGNLLSSPMFQSLIPSYAKKLGIKESEVEQVYIDKVPLKRGCTYEDVANAVVFYSSDKAAYMTGQSINVTGGQVMF, from the coding sequence ATGGCAGAAACAAAAAAAACAGCTGTTGTCGCCGGGGGCGGCCAAAATTTAGGAGAACATATTAGCTGGCGATTAGCAGAAGAAGGCTATCATGTCGTTGTCGCTGATCTGCAAGGGAGCAGGGCGGAAGCCGTCGCCGAAAAGATTGCTAATCAAACGGGAAGCAAAACACTTGGAATTGGCTTTGACGCTACGGTAGAAGACGAGGTTGCTTATGTCATGGAGACGGCCGCCAACACGTTCGGATCTCTTGATTTGCTCGTCTACAACGCAGGCGTGGCCCGCAGCGCCAAAATTGATCATTTCCCGACAAAAGATTGGCAAATGGCACTAGACGTCAATTTGACAGGCTATTTTTACTGCGCCAGAGAAGCAAGCAAGATTATGATTAAACAAAACAGCGGCAACATCATTCAAATTAATTCAAAGTCGGGAAAAGTCGGAAGCAAACACAATGTTGCCTATTCCGCTTCCAAATTCGGCGGTGTTGGACTCACACAAAGCTTGGCGTTGGATTTAGCAGAGCACAACATCCGTGTCAATGCGATTATGCCAGGGAATCTCCTGTCGTCGCCGATGTTCCAAAGTCTAATCCCCTCCTATGCGAAAAAACTTGGCATCAAAGAAAGCGAAGTCGAACAAGTCTATATCGATAAGGTGCCTTTAAAACGGGGCTGCACGTATGAAGATGTCGCTAATGCTGTTGTTTTCTATAGTTCAGACAAAGCCGCCTACATGACTGGACAATCGATCAACGTTACCGGCGGGCAAGTGATGTTTTAA
- a CDS encoding isopeptide-forming domain-containing fimbrial protein, with protein MQSKKLLTRRRLLELRKLVIVTMVFLLSLSNFLPYSAQYAQANETPSLSDLELTQDVDGEERKEVEKGATFTFNVDALIPEGGSNEGTLTILNQVNKQLAIENVEVVVNEEESDLEAVVEEQDVSLELTPEQLDTVAGQHVTLKIAAAFQDEVEAGTEIEHVAEAFINGELAEKAEPVTVALLADTEATSEEEEAPAEEEAQQEEEASTEEENANEESSEENKISEEVEILEEERKTDEEAEGEESIVSAADAETNNVVDINHVDSYGISNTTNGNYPQIRQFDGNNFNADPKAIVYITGLPNGVSMSNGLAIHPTEDAFYAFGRSSGSGNQFGLYRITADGAAQFVGNLNGVASNAAISQDGERYYHTYVSNGQLFLGTYNLVTGEKEAIPISGYPSNDVGGDLIFDGNGYIWFSNNTAGSIIQMDPKTGEILRRVPITSADGRSLQGGVRGLSFLPNGQILLSSGPGGEGSQRADYFTLDPETLQTTFLGSATVSGEGRFYPSYDLASRVYPVFDPLPPELEAEKSVQVLEKGEGNTDEEHAEVGDTLRYTIQARNTVSDSLVQSMVISDTIPEGLEYVLGTLKVDGEAVTDDEDDDEGHYVDGGVVGSFGNVTDTDWHTVEFDVIVLPGQAGKDIENTALADGNNIDDPKEPSELVEVYPREGPVVEAEKTVSPEGEVFAGNILTYDVTIKNVGEHIAADAVFEDAIPEGTEYVPGSLKIVAGPNTGDLTDEEDDDAGHFAGDKVMIELGNLETTTELPDGVTVQFQVKTLESHVGETVVNQADIQYRNLQTDEEQSAQSNEVTNEIVETPDIDACAQPVALTNGSFEQGPTEGSYRAPYFFLEDEVPGWQTTDDSQGVKIIEIWNYERQYPQGVINFPAPPDGVRYAELNAFDHGLLYQDVETTPGQTIKWRLSHMGRHGVDTMQLRIGQATDDPYDTEIIEQMSDGNTAWGTYTGTYTVPAGQPVTRFGFEAVSTASGSLGAGNFLDDIFLGTEPCVEAEKTVSPEGEVSVGDELTYEVTVKNTGGDIAANAVFEDAIPEGTEYVPGSIKILTGPNAGDLTDADGDDAGHFDGDKVFIQLGDLPNTTDLPGGITVQFKVKTLASHANDVVVNQANVKYKDLLADEEKTTDTNEVETPVVYQKPVIESEKNATLLEKADRNTDADNPEVGDTLLYTIQARNTLEGSIVENFVIFDVIPEGLEYVPGTLKVNGEAVTDEEDDDEGHYVGGEAFGSFGDVTNTEWQTLEFQVIVGEGQAGKDIENVAVVDGDNLDEPDEPREEVKIYPREPKLESRKSAQNADENKERYEVGDTVVYTIESRNTVSDSLLENLTITDVLPEGLTFVEGSLEVSHGGTGSYEDGTVTAEFGEVADTEWRTVTFEATIDSGYVGETIENVAVVEVPNIDEPDEPETEIDVDPKEPVLESGKAASLIEKAEGNTDEDNPEVGDTLRYTIQTRNTIEDSLIENLTISDVIPEGLEYVPGTLKVNGEAVTDEEDDDQGHYVDGTVVGQFGNVEDTEWHTLEFDVVVLPGQAGEDIENTAVVDGDNLDEPDRPQEEVKIYPREPKLESRKSATNADESKDGYEVGDTVVYTIEARNTVSDSLFENLTITDQLPEGLTFVEGSLEVSHGGTGSFENGTVTAEFGEVTDTEWRTVTFEATIDSGYVGETIENVALVEVPNIDEPDEPGTEIDVDPKEPKLESEKSAALLEKADGNTDEDNPEVGDTLRYTIQTRNTIEDSLIENLTISDVIPEGLEYVPGTLKVNGEAVTDEEDDDQGHYVDGTVVGHFGNVEDTEWHTLVFDVVVLPGQAGKDIENTAVVDGDNIEDPDEPREDVEIYPREPKLESRKSATNADESKDGYEVGDTVVYTIEARNTVEDSLLENLTITDVLPEGLTFVEGSLEVSHSGTGSYEDGKVTAEFGEVKDTDWRTVTFEATINPGYVGETIENVALVEVPNIDEPDEPGTDIDVDPKEPKLESRKSAQNADESKDGYEVGDTVVYTIEARNTVEDSLLENLTITDVLPEGLTFVEGSLEVSHGGTGSYEDGTVTAEFGEVKDTEWRTVTFEATIDSGYVGETIENVALVEVPNIDEPDEPGTDIDVDPKEPKTESRKSATNADESEDGYEVGDTVVYTIQSRNTVEDSLLENLKISDVLPEGLTFVEGSLEVSHGGTGSYEDGKVTAEFGEVKDTDWRTVTFEATINAGYSGETLKNVALVEVPNIDDPDEPSTDVDVDPKKPKTESEKSAALLEKADGNTDEDNPEVGDTLRYTIQTRNTIEDSLIANLTISDVLPEGLEYVPGTLKVNGEAVTDEEDDDQGHYVDGKVVGHFGNVEDTEWHTLVFDVVVLPGQAGKDIENTAVVDGDNIDDPDEPREDVEIYPREPKLESRKSATNADESKDRYEVGDTVVYTIEARNTVEDSLLENLTITDVLPEGVTFVEGSLEVSHSGTGNFEDGTVTAEFGEVKDTEWRTVTFEATIDAGYVGETIKNVAVVEVPNIDEPDEPSTDVDVDPKQPKLESKKSAKNADESKDGYEVGDTVVYTIEARNTVEDSLVEDLRITDQLPEGLAFVEGSLKVSEGGEGSYEDGTVTAEFGNVEDTEWRTVTFEATIEPGFANKTVKNVATVGGGNIDDPDKPEHEVDVDPKEPKLESKKSAKNADESKDGYEVGDTVVYTIEARNTVEDSAVEDLTIIDQLPEGLAFVEGSLQVSEGGTATFEDGTVTAEFGTITDTEWRTVTFEATIESGTSIKNVATVNGGNIDDPDKPEAEIEITEPPAPPTPGDGDKEDPVDPTPGDKPEEPKPGNGGTNKPQEPTPGDKSPSDGSKLPKTATSTYNLLLIGASLLVLGAILWFFRRKKAA; from the coding sequence TTGCAATCGAAAAAACTATTGACCAGGAGAAGACTTCTGGAATTAAGAAAACTCGTCATTGTTACGATGGTTTTCTTGCTTTCGCTTAGCAACTTCCTTCCTTACTCGGCGCAATATGCGCAAGCGAATGAAACGCCTTCCCTTTCTGATCTTGAACTCACACAAGATGTCGATGGGGAAGAGCGCAAGGAAGTTGAAAAAGGCGCCACCTTTACGTTCAATGTCGATGCGTTGATTCCAGAAGGCGGATCGAATGAGGGAACGTTAACGATTCTTAATCAAGTCAATAAACAACTAGCGATTGAGAATGTGGAAGTCGTTGTGAATGAAGAAGAAAGCGATTTGGAAGCTGTTGTAGAAGAACAAGATGTCAGTCTTGAGCTTACACCAGAACAACTGGATACAGTTGCTGGCCAACATGTCACTCTGAAGATTGCTGCTGCTTTTCAAGATGAAGTAGAAGCAGGCACAGAAATCGAACATGTGGCAGAAGCATTCATCAACGGCGAATTAGCCGAGAAAGCAGAACCAGTAACAGTGGCGCTTTTAGCTGACACTGAAGCTACTTCGGAAGAAGAGGAAGCTCCAGCTGAAGAAGAAGCCCAGCAAGAAGAGGAAGCCTCAACTGAAGAGGAAAATGCTAACGAAGAATCTTCAGAAGAAAATAAAATTTCGGAAGAAGTGGAAATTTTAGAAGAAGAGCGAAAGACAGATGAAGAGGCTGAGGGCGAAGAGAGCATTGTGAGCGCGGCAGATGCGGAAACGAATAATGTAGTAGACATCAATCATGTCGATTCCTACGGAATTTCTAATACTACAAATGGGAATTATCCGCAAATTCGCCAATTTGATGGAAACAATTTTAATGCGGATCCAAAGGCGATTGTATACATTACAGGACTTCCTAATGGGGTAAGTATGTCAAATGGCTTAGCCATTCATCCGACTGAAGATGCGTTTTATGCGTTTGGTAGATCTTCCGGTAGTGGCAATCAATTTGGATTGTATCGTATAACAGCAGATGGTGCTGCTCAATTTGTCGGAAATCTAAACGGCGTTGCTTCTAATGCTGCTATTTCCCAAGACGGTGAGCGGTACTACCATACCTATGTATCAAATGGCCAACTTTTTCTTGGAACATACAATTTGGTTACAGGAGAAAAAGAAGCAATTCCAATTAGTGGGTATCCAAGCAACGACGTTGGAGGAGATTTGATCTTTGATGGGAATGGTTATATATGGTTTTCGAACAACACTGCTGGCTCCATTATTCAAATGGACCCCAAAACGGGAGAGATATTACGTCGAGTTCCAATCACGAGCGCTGATGGAAGATCTTTGCAAGGAGGAGTAAGGGGTCTTAGTTTTTTACCTAATGGGCAGATTTTATTATCAAGTGGTCCAGGTGGTGAAGGCAGCCAAAGGGCCGACTATTTTACATTAGACCCAGAAACATTGCAAACCACTTTTCTTGGGTCAGCCACTGTATCAGGTGAAGGTAGATTCTACCCATCGTATGACTTGGCATCGCGCGTCTACCCAGTTTTCGATCCCCTTCCACCTGAGTTAGAAGCTGAGAAATCAGTGCAAGTGTTGGAAAAAGGGGAAGGAAACACCGATGAAGAGCATGCAGAAGTAGGAGATACACTACGCTATACGATTCAAGCTCGTAATACTGTATCCGATAGCTTAGTGCAAAGCATGGTCATCTCCGATACGATTCCAGAAGGCTTGGAATATGTGCTAGGCACATTGAAAGTTGATGGAGAAGCGGTTACCGATGATGAAGATGACGACGAAGGCCATTATGTGGATGGTGGCGTAGTTGGTTCCTTCGGTAATGTAACAGACACAGACTGGCATACAGTAGAATTTGATGTCATCGTATTGCCAGGCCAAGCAGGCAAAGACATTGAAAATACTGCTTTAGCTGATGGTAACAATATCGACGATCCGAAGGAACCGAGCGAGCTCGTTGAAGTTTATCCACGTGAAGGTCCTGTGGTCGAAGCCGAAAAAACGGTCTCTCCAGAGGGAGAAGTGTTTGCAGGCAATATCCTCACATATGACGTGACGATTAAAAATGTCGGAGAGCATATTGCGGCCGATGCCGTTTTTGAAGATGCGATCCCAGAAGGAACGGAATACGTTCCTGGTTCTTTGAAAATTGTCGCTGGGCCAAACACAGGCGATTTAACGGACGAGGAAGATGACGATGCTGGCCATTTTGCTGGCGACAAAGTCATGATTGAGCTCGGCAATTTGGAAACGACAACTGAATTACCAGACGGTGTTACCGTGCAATTCCAGGTGAAAACATTGGAAAGCCACGTAGGTGAAACGGTTGTGAACCAAGCCGACATCCAATATCGCAACTTGCAAACGGATGAAGAGCAGTCGGCACAATCGAATGAAGTCACAAACGAGATTGTGGAAACACCGGACATTGATGCTTGTGCACAGCCAGTTGCCTTGACCAACGGTAGTTTTGAACAAGGGCCTACCGAAGGTTCCTATAGGGCTCCGTATTTCTTCTTAGAAGATGAAGTGCCGGGTTGGCAGACAACGGATGATAGCCAAGGCGTCAAAATTATTGAAATTTGGAATTATGAACGGCAGTACCCACAAGGAGTAATAAACTTCCCTGCTCCACCTGATGGTGTCCGCTATGCCGAATTAAATGCGTTTGACCATGGGTTGCTGTATCAAGATGTAGAGACGACTCCTGGACAAACGATCAAATGGCGCTTGTCGCATATGGGACGCCACGGTGTTGATACGATGCAACTTCGCATCGGCCAAGCAACCGACGACCCTTATGATACGGAAATCATCGAACAAATGTCGGATGGAAACACTGCGTGGGGGACGTACACTGGAACGTATACCGTTCCAGCCGGACAACCCGTAACTCGTTTCGGGTTTGAAGCCGTTTCTACTGCAAGCGGCAGCTTAGGAGCAGGTAACTTCCTAGATGATATTTTCCTTGGAACGGAGCCATGTGTAGAAGCTGAAAAAACAGTTTCTCCTGAAGGAGAAGTGTCTGTTGGCGATGAGCTTACCTATGAAGTTACAGTGAAAAACACGGGTGGGGACATTGCGGCTAACGCTGTCTTTGAAGATGCGATTCCAGAAGGAACCGAATATGTACCAGGTTCAATCAAAATCCTTACTGGACCAAATGCAGGCGATTTAACCGATGCAGACGGTGACGACGCTGGCCATTTTGATGGTGATAAGGTCTTCATCCAACTTGGCGACCTGCCGAATACAACCGATTTGCCAGGAGGCATTACTGTCCAATTCAAAGTCAAGACGCTCGCAAGTCATGCCAATGACGTTGTTGTCAACCAAGCGAACGTTAAATACAAAGACTTACTCGCAGATGAGGAAAAAACAACCGATACCAATGAAGTGGAAACACCGGTTGTGTATCAAAAACCAGTAATCGAATCAGAGAAAAATGCAACACTGCTTGAAAAAGCAGATCGCAACACCGATGCTGACAACCCAGAAGTCGGCGATACGCTTCTGTACACGATTCAAGCCCGTAATACACTTGAAGGAAGCATTGTTGAAAACTTTGTCATTTTCGACGTGATTCCAGAAGGACTAGAGTATGTACCAGGAACGCTGAAAGTGAACGGAGAAGCGGTTACCGATGAAGAAGATGACGACGAAGGCCATTACGTTGGTGGCGAAGCGTTTGGTTCCTTCGGTGACGTAACGAACACCGAGTGGCAAACGCTTGAATTCCAAGTCATCGTTGGCGAAGGTCAAGCTGGCAAGGACATCGAAAACGTCGCGGTCGTTGATGGCGATAATCTCGATGAGCCAGATGAGCCACGTGAAGAAGTTAAAATCTACCCACGTGAGCCAAAGCTAGAGTCAAGAAAATCTGCACAAAATGCGGATGAAAACAAAGAGCGCTATGAAGTCGGCGATACAGTTGTATACACGATTGAATCCCGCAACACGGTCTCTGATAGCTTGCTTGAAAACCTCACCATCACAGACGTCCTTCCAGAAGGGCTAACGTTTGTGGAAGGCAGTTTGGAAGTCAGCCATGGTGGCACAGGAAGCTATGAAGACGGAACTGTAACAGCAGAGTTCGGCGAAGTCGCAGACACCGAATGGCGCACAGTTACATTTGAAGCAACAATCGATTCTGGCTATGTGGGCGAGACGATCGAAAACGTCGCCGTCGTCGAAGTGCCAAATATTGACGAGCCAGACGAGCCAGAAACAGAAATTGATGTCGATCCAAAAGAGCCAGTGTTAGAGTCTGGGAAAGCTGCAAGCCTAATTGAAAAGGCAGAAGGCAATACCGATGAGGACAACCCAGAAGTGGGCGACACACTTCGGTATACGATTCAAACACGCAACACGATCGAAGATAGCTTGATCGAAAATCTTACCATCTCGGACGTGATTCCAGAAGGCTTGGAATACGTACCGGGCACGCTGAAAGTCAATGGCGAAGCGGTCACTGATGAGGAAGATGACGATCAAGGTCACTATGTCGATGGCACAGTGGTAGGCCAGTTCGGCAATGTCGAAGATACAGAATGGCATACCCTTGAATTTGATGTGGTCGTATTGCCAGGTCAAGCAGGGGAAGACATTGAGAATACAGCCGTTGTCGATGGCGACAACTTGGACGAGCCAGATCGTCCGCAAGAAGAAGTCAAAATCTACCCACGTGAGCCAAAGCTTGAGTCAAGAAAATCAGCAACAAATGCAGATGAAAGCAAAGACGGCTATGAAGTCGGCGACACGGTTGTGTACACGATTGAAGCACGTAACACAGTATCTGATAGCTTGTTTGAAAACCTCACCATCACGGACCAACTTCCAGAAGGGCTAACGTTTGTCGAAGGCAGCTTGGAAGTCAGCCATGGTGGCACAGGCAGCTTTGAAAACGGCACGGTAACGGCTGAGTTCGGCGAAGTCACAGACACCGAATGGCGGACGGTTACGTTTGAAGCAACGATCGACTCTGGTTATGTAGGCGAGACGATCGAAAACGTCGCACTCGTTGAAGTACCAAATATTGACGAGCCAGATGAGCCAGGAACGGAAATTGATGTTGATCCGAAAGAGCCAAAGCTTGAATCAGAAAAATCGGCAGCACTGCTTGAAAAAGCAGACGGCAATACCGATGAGGACAACCCAGAAGTGGGCGACACACTTCGGTATACGATTCAAACACGCAATACAATCGAAGATAGCTTGATCGAAAACCTCACCATCTCTGACGTCATTCCAGAAGGACTGGAGTATGTGCCAGGAACGCTGAAAGTGAATGGAGAAGCCGTAACAGATGAGGAAGATGACGATCAAGGTCACTATGTCGATGGCACAGTGGTAGGCCACTTCGGCAATGTCGAAGATACAGAATGGCACACACTCGTATTTGACGTGGTTGTGTTGCCAGGTCAAGCAGGGAAAGATATTGAGAATACAGCCGTTGTCGATGGCGACAATATCGAAGACCCAGATGAGCCACGTGAAGATGTCGAAATCTATCCACGTGAGCCAAAGCTAGAATCAAGAAAATCAGCCACAAACGCAGATGAAAGCAAAGACGGCTATGAAGTCGGCGATACGGTTGTGTATACGATCGAAGCGCGCAATACTGTTGAAGATAGCTTGCTCGAAAACCTCACCATCACGGACGTTCTTCCAGAAGGGCTAACGTTTGTGGAAGGCAGCTTGGAAGTCAGCCATAGCGGTACAGGCAGCTATGAAGACGGCAAGGTAACGGCTGAATTCGGTGAAGTCAAAGACACCGACTGGCGTACGGTTACGTTTGAAGCAACGATCAACCCTGGTTATGTAGGCGAGACGATCGAAAACGTCGCACTCGTTGAAGTACCAAATATCGACGAGCCAGACGAGCCAGGAACCGATATTGATGTCGATCCGAAAGAGCCTAAGCTTGAGTCAAGAAAATCGGCTCAAAACGCAGATGAAAGCAAAGACGGCTATGAAGTCGGCGACACGGTCGTGTATACGATCGAAGCGCGCAATACCGTTGAAGATAGCTTGCTCGAAAACCTCACCATTACGGACGTTCTTCCAGAAGGTCTGACGTTTGTCGAAGGCAGCTTGGAAGTAAGTCACGGTGGTACAGGAAGCTATGAAGACGGAACTGTTACAGCAGAGTTCGGCGAAGTCAAAGACACCGAATGGCGCACAGTTACATTTGAAGCAACAATCGATTCTGGCTATGTGGGCGAGACGATCGAAAACGTCGCACTCGTTGAAGTACCGAACATCGACGAGCCAGACGAGCCAGGAACCGACATTGATGTCGATCCAAAAGAGCCAAAAACAGAATCGAGAAAATCAGCAACAAATGCTGATGAAAGCGAAGACGGCTATGAAGTTGGCGACACGGTTGTGTATACGATCCAATCACGCAACACGGTCGAAGACAGCTTGCTTGAAAACTTAAAAATCAGCGACGTCCTTCCAGAAGGGTTGACGTTTGTTGAAGGAAGTTTGGAAGTCAGTCATGGCGGCACAGGCAGCTATGAAGACGGCAAGGTCACGGCTGAATTTGGTGAAGTGAAAGACACTGACTGGCGTACGGTTACGTTTGAAGCAACCATTAACGCTGGCTATTCAGGTGAGACGCTTAAAAACGTCGCCCTCGTTGAAGTACCAAACATCGACGATCCAGACGAGCCAAGCACAGATGTCGATGTCGATCCGAAAAAGCCAAAAACGGAATCAGAAAAATCGGCAGCACTGCTTGAAAAAGCAGACGGCAATACCGATGAGGACAACCCAGAAGTCGGCGACACACTTCGGTATACGATTCAAACACGCAATACAATCGAAGACAGCTTGATCGCAAATCTCACTATCTCTGACGTCCTTCCAGAAGGACTGGAATATGTTCCAGGAACACTGAAAGTGAACGGAGAAGCCGTAACGGATGAGGAAGACGACGATCAAGGCCACTATGTCGACGGCAAAGTAGTGGGCCACTTCGGCAATGTTGAAGACACAGAATGGCATACACTCGTATTTGACGTGGTTGTGTTGCCAGGTCAAGCAGGGAAAGATATTGAGAATACAGCCGTTGTCGATGGCGACAATATCGACGACCCAGATGAGCCACGTGAAGATGTCGAAATCTACCCACGTGAGCCAAAGCTTGAGTCAAGAAAATCAGCAACAAACGCGGACGAAAGCAAAGACCGCTATGAAGTTGGCGACACGGTTGTGTACACGATTGAAGCGCGCAACACGGTTGAAGACAGCTTGCTCGAAAACCTCACCATTACGGACGTTCTTCCAGAAGGGGTAACGTTTGTGGAAGGCAGCTTGGAAGTCAGCCATAGCGGTACAGGAAACTTTGAAGACGGAACGGTAACGGCTGAGTTCGGCGAAGTCAAAGACACCGAATGGCGCACAGTTACGTTTGAAGCAACAATTGATGCTGGCTATGTAGGCGAGACGATCAAAAACGTCGCAGTCGTTGAAGTGCCAAATATCGACGAGCCAGATGAGCCAAGCACAGATGTTGATGTCGATCCGAAACAACCGAAGCTCGAGTCGAAAAAATCAGCGAAAAACGCGGACGAAAGCAAAGACGGCTATGAAGTCGGCGACACGGTTGTGTACACGATTGAAGCGCGCAACACGGTCGAAGATAGCTTAGTCGAAGACTTGCGCATCACTGACCAGCTTCCAGAAGGCTTAGCATTTGTTGAAGGCAGCCTGAAAGTAAGCGAAGGTGGCGAAGGTTCCTATGAAGACGGCACCGTTACAGCCGAATTCGGCAATGTCGAAGACACCGAATGGCGCACGGTCACGTTTGAAGCAACAATCGAACCAGGTTTTGCGAACAAAACAGTCAAGAACGTTGCAACCGTAGGCGGCGGTAACATCGACGATCCAGACAAGCCAGAACACGAAGTAGACGTTGATCCGAAAGAGCCGAAGCTTGAATCGAAAAAGTCAGCGAAAAATGCAGATGAGAGCAAAGACGGTTACGAAGTCGGCGACACGGTCGTATATACGATCGAAGCGCGCAACACGGTTGAAGACAGTGCCGTAGAAGACTTAACGATCATCGACCAACTTCCAGAAGGCTTAGCATTCGTTGAAGGCAGCCTACAAGTAAGTGAAGGCGGTACAGCCACTTTCGAAGACGGTACAGTTACAGCTGAATTTGGCACTATTACTGACACGGAATGGCGTACGGTCACATTTGAAGCAACCATTGAGTCTGGAACATCGATTAAAAACGTTGCAACTGTAAATGGCGGCAACATTGACGATCCAGACAAACCTGAAGCAGAAATCGAAATTACCGAACCACCAGCACCACCAACACCTGGCGATGGAGACAAAGAAGATCCAGTCGATCCGACTCCTGGCGATAAGCCAGAAGAACCAAAACCAGGTAATGGCGGCACGAACAAACCTCAAGAGCCGACACCAGGAGACAAGTCGCCGTCAGACGGAAGCAAGTTGCCGAAAACAGCGACAAGCACGTACAACTTGCTTCTCATTGGTGCAAGCCTGCTTGTCCTCGGAGCCATTCTCTGGTTCTTTAGAAGGAAAAAGGCAGCATAA
- a CDS encoding lytic polysaccharide monooxygenase — MVKEKWMKCCRAVLLQTVVFGLLAFAGVQVASAHGYIESPSSRGLLCQQGINQDCGAIVWEPQSLEAPKGFPGQSVPDGQIASAGGLFPKLDEQSSTRWSKVPLTSGAHTFTWHLTAMHSTAKWHYYITKPDWNPNQPLTRDQFELIPFYERHDNGARPGEKVTHEVTIPERTGYHVILGVWDVADTANAFYNVIDVHFGPNDGTSPGEPSPPDPAPAYPEWNAGTVYLGGDRVTYEGRAYEARWWTQGERPGTAEVWRPL; from the coding sequence ATGGTTAAAGAAAAATGGATGAAATGTTGTCGCGCCGTCTTGTTACAAACAGTCGTGTTTGGGTTGCTTGCTTTTGCAGGAGTCCAAGTTGCTTCCGCTCATGGGTACATTGAAAGTCCTAGCTCCCGTGGGCTCCTTTGTCAGCAAGGGATCAATCAGGATTGTGGAGCGATTGTTTGGGAACCACAAAGCTTGGAAGCGCCAAAAGGATTTCCAGGACAGAGCGTGCCAGATGGCCAAATTGCCTCAGCAGGTGGATTGTTCCCAAAACTGGATGAGCAAAGCTCAACTCGTTGGTCAAAAGTGCCGCTTACAAGTGGGGCACATACATTTACTTGGCACCTAACGGCCATGCATTCGACAGCTAAGTGGCATTATTACATCACAAAACCAGACTGGAACCCTAATCAGCCATTAACTCGTGATCAATTTGAACTTATTCCCTTTTATGAGAGGCATGACAATGGGGCGAGACCAGGTGAGAAGGTTACTCATGAAGTAACGATTCCTGAGCGTACAGGATACCATGTGATTTTAGGTGTCTGGGATGTAGCAGATACAGCCAATGCGTTTTACAATGTGATTGACGTACATTTTGGTCCTAACGATGGCACTTCGCCTGGCGAACCAAGCCCCCCTGACCCTGCGCCGGCCTATCCAGAGTGGAATGCAGGTACTGTTTATCTCGGTGGTGATCGCGTCACCTACGAAGGCCGTGCCTATGAAGCAAGATGGTGGACCCAAGGTGAAAGGCCAGGGACTGCCGAAGTATGGCGTCCCCTTTAA